The genomic region ATGGTTTACTGGAAAGTGGATGCACAATAGTGCAATCTTTCTTGCACAACTGTTGGGCAAACAAGTGTGCAAGAAACTGTGCAGCGGAGAAAGGCAAACACATAAAGGAAGAATAACTTGTATTAAGCACGTCACAAAACATAAAAGACATTGAAATATgagtgtagaaaaaaaaaaaaaggtgatttcCATTAAGTCAGTAATTTTAAAGTTTAGAAAAATTTTAAAGGCGCACCAATTCAAGGGTGAACAAATGTGCACAAGTGTGCCTTTACACTGTAAACTCAGTGTCTGTCAAACAAACACTTCTCTGCGTGGACCTTTTTCCTGAGCAGGATGCAGTGGGAGTGCTGGGCCAGGCAGCGGTACAGCTGTGTGAGTGTTTGCGCTGGGATCCTGCTGCGAGTGTGGCGTGGCGGGTGGGCTGAGGAGCGAGTCGTAGTCGAAGCCTTTGAGAGGCTGTAGGGACAAAGTGAGGCCTCGTCGAGCTTTGGCCACTCGGTCCGGTCTCTCCCGCAGCTCCAGAATCACCTGACAGCAACAGAGAGGAGAAGTCAAGACTCATGCTTCAGCTTACAGAGGAAACAACCAAACCGAGGACATTCAGACGTCTCGTCTGTTACCTCCATGGGCTGACGCTGCAGTAGGTCGAGGTCAAAGGTTGATCCGCGGAAGAAGGTTTGCCGCTGGAAACGATCAAGCGTCCTCAAGCGACGCGAGGGAGTCTTGCATAAAAGCTGGACAGGAAAATGTGCAGATGATGATCTGACCGTTCAACTGGCTCGCTGCTTAGCAGATATACAATAAATGATTACCTCTGTTATTAGCAAGGCCAGTGGGGAGCTGAGGCTGAGGGGCATCTCATAGGGGAAGCTCCTCACTTTCCTCAACATGCTGCAGTGGTCTGGTTCAGGAGCCACGGGGAACTGACAGAGGGAAAATTCAGGGGATGATTCATCTTTTGCTACTTTGATAGATTAATACTTCAGCATGCCAGAACATTAAATGAACACAGTCTTTCATGCTCATGTGTCACTGAGAGATTAATCGAACTGCTGACCGTGCAAACAGGCAACAATAGCTAACCTTCCCAGTAGCCAGTGAGAAAAGCAGAATTCCCAGTGACCACCAATCAGCTGCATGGTTGTAGGGCCCACCACTCAGCACCTCAGGAGCTGCAGAGGACAGAGAACCCTCACAATGTTTTTCCATTCATAAATTCACCTCCCAGTAAAACATAATTAGATACGCTCTAAATGCTTCCAAATCCCAGCATCTGCAGCTGTGGTGGGATGAGCTGCAGGGGAGGTTAAGAGTGGATGTTTTCCTCACCCATATATTGGATGGTTCCACAGATGGTAAAGGCTCTTCCCCCTCTCTCCAGGCGACGAGACAAACCAAAGTCAGCTAGCCGGATGTGTCCTAGAAAAGATCATTTTCTCTATGTTATGATGAGTATGAAATCCcaggctattttttttttaactgacacaggctggatttttatttgtatCATAATGCTCCCTCATAGTTTGCAGTGATAGGTATTGATTGATAGACGTGCACAGCTCTGTTTTCTAGAAGCTTCTGTGCTTTTCCCTCATACCAAAGCTATGCTGCTCTCTGCTGGGGACAAGATTTACTTACCATTGTCTGTCAGCAGGATATTTTCCATCTGCAACAacagagcaaaataaataaataggtggATGAGATTACACTCTTGCACTGAATTCTTATGCCACACACCGTGTCTGCCATCGGATTACTGCGAAACACTGATGAAAGGAAACCTGTAGCCtgtaacaaaatattaaaacaaaacaaaactctaaaTACGGTAtctgataaaaacacaaagtatcAAACAAATTCTacttcaataaaatattttgtggcaatttaaacatttttaattgttgTGTTCATGCATTGACTAAAAAACAGGAATGAGCAGTTTAGAAACTTTTTAGTAAGTATTCAGTATTCAGCcttacaaaaccaaaaacagcctTTGTACGTGTGCATGATGGAAAAGGAAGCTGAGCTTGCTGTTCTTATATGAGACGCAAAAGTAGGACATCCAGCTGGAAAGGTTTCAGAGTTAAGACAAAAACTCTTCATGATAAATGTTAGGCTTGCAGCATTTGATATCCTTTATTCTAGCCTATGGTATTCCTATGGATACCTTACTCCATCCATGGGAATGAAGCAGCTAAGTAACAGCCTGATAATCAAGTGCACTTGATTAGCTGATATGCAATGCTCGGAGAATTTCCCAAAAACCCatttcagactctacaggcctcagttagtatgttaaatgttaaagttaatgacagcacacttagaaaATAACTGAACAAGTATTTGGAAGGATTGCTAGGAAAAAGCTTCTTCTCTAAAATAAAGAAGCATTGCTTAGTTTTGCAAAATTCCATCAAAACAACGCTTTCTCAGCTTTCAAGATTTCTCAAACAATGCCTGGAGTGACCGAAGTGGAATATCAGCTGTAAAATATCAACTGTCAAACACTGCGGTGACAGAGGgctgatttgggcttgttttgtagTTATTGAATCAATAATGAATTcatctgtataccaaagtattctagacaCAAATGTGAGACCACATGTCTTAcagcaaatctacagcagaatggctgaaaaaaaggAACCAATGAGCAATGTCAATGTCCAAGgtggtgggaccttaagagagctgctgTGAACAACTTCCCACAAACATCATTAAACTCAAACAAAGTTGTAAAGAACAGTGGGACAAATTTCCTTTCACAATGATGTAAAAGACTGAGGACTGcagagagtcctgtgaaaaaccttGATATGAATATGTGTTGCCTGAAATGATCTAGATGCCTGTGCTTAACATAGGTTTTGTGTCATtgtacaattttttttgtttttaccttcaCATCTCTGTGGATCACCCCAAAATCGTGCAGAAagcctgtaaaaaaacaacaactagtaAGCAAACAGGTTTCAAATCCATGTCTTCATACTGGCAAACTGAACCATTCTGACTTTGCTGTGTTGCTGGTGGAGATCCTTAGAGAGCTCATCTGTTTTTAATAAGACCACCTCTGATAATTACTTCCAGTTAAATAACTATGGAAACGACGCTTTGAGCTAATTAAGATTTCTGAAGGGAAAAGTCAGGCTTACAGTACGGATGAGGGTTCACATCTTTCATTTAATTAGTAATGTAATAGCATACACACCAAGCGCACATCCCAACTCTGCAGCAAACACTCGCACCGTGTCCTCTGGGAACTGACCAATCATCTGCCAGTAGGTGTAGAGGTCTCCTGTGCTGCAGTAGTCACACACTGTTGGAGAAGAAACAGGATCAAAGCATGCCTCTGTGCAGCGGTGCGAGATGTGACTGGGAAGTGAAGGTCAGCAGGAGGTGGAACACAACACTGCTCAAGTTAGGGAAGAGACAAGAGTGAAAACTG from Astatotilapia calliptera chromosome 10, fAstCal1.2, whole genome shotgun sequence harbors:
- the rskrb gene encoding uncharacterized serine/threonine-protein kinase SgK494 isoform X1 translates to MGADGSKNRKRPSEGQENEHLSSGWRGFLSNIGLSVPAGLCRLAPSALHLGQRRMLQGKAPEIPDHVLRLAGVGPHKLRAEWSLPGFITMFLPEFPHRTVPGHEHFQVLGYIAKGSFGPILKVKDKVKQKTYAVKVIPKAEILRLGVLEQSKEEVVVQRQVRHPFVHDLQDCWQTQRHVYIMCDYCSTGDLYTYWQMIGQFPEDTVRVFAAELGCALGFLHDFGVIHRDVKATGFLSSVFRSNPMADTMENILLTDNGHIRLADFGLSRRLERGGRAFTICGTIQYMAPEVLSGGPYNHAADWWSLGILLFSLATGKFPVAPEPDHCSMLRKVRSFPYEMPLSLSSPLALLITELLCKTPSRRLRTLDRFQRQTFFRGSTFDLDLLQRQPMEVILELRERPDRVAKARRGLTLSLQPLKGFDYDSLLSPPATPHSQQDPSANTHTAVPLPGPALPLHPAQEKGPRREVFV
- the rskrb gene encoding uncharacterized serine/threonine-protein kinase SgK494 isoform X2 → MGADGSKNRKRPSEGQENEHLSSGWRGFLSNIGLSVPAGLCRLAPSALHLGQRRMLQGKAPEIPDHVLRLAGVGPHKLRAEWSLPGFITMFLPEFPHRTVPGHEHFQVLGYIAKGSFGPILKVKDKVKQKTYAVKVIPKAEILRLGVLEQSKEEVVVQRQVRHPFVHDLQDCWQTQRHVYIMCDYCSTGDLYTYWQMIGQFPEDTVRVFAAELGCALGFLHDFGVIHRDVKMENILLTDNGHIRLADFGLSRRLERGGRAFTICGTIQYMAPEVLSGGPYNHAADWWSLGILLFSLATGKFPVAPEPDHCSMLRKVRSFPYEMPLSLSSPLALLITELLCKTPSRRLRTLDRFQRQTFFRGSTFDLDLLQRQPMEVILELRERPDRVAKARRGLTLSLQPLKGFDYDSLLSPPATPHSQQDPSANTHTAVPLPGPALPLHPAQEKGPRREVFV